In Melioribacteraceae bacterium 4301-Me, a genomic segment contains:
- a CDS encoding acyl-CoA carboxylase subunit beta: protein MKKIGNPIQQNETYLRREDYQKNLYRKILGIKEKVQLGGGKEAIQKQHEKGKLTARERIEKLIDPGSKFYELNSLAAYGMYEEYGGAPSSGTIFGIGKIHNRDCVIVANDATVKAGAWFPITAKKNLRAQEIAMDNRLPVIYLVDSAGVFLPLQEDIFPDKEHFGRIFRNNAIMSSMGIPQISAIMGPCVAGGAYLPIMSDEALIVEGEGSVFLAGSHLVKAAIGEEIDNETLGGARVQSNISGVTDYIVKDDEECLLQIRSLVSKFGEMPKANFNRVEPVQPRFNPQEIYGILPEDTIKPYDTYELLARIVDNSEIDEYKAGYGKTIITAYARIDGWAVGIVANQRNIVRTETLKGTGEMQIGGVIYSDSADKATRFILNCNQKKIPLVFFQDVTGFMVGSKAEHGGIIKDGAKMVNAVANSVVPKITIIVGNSFGAGNYAMCGKAYDPRFIFAYPNAKIAVMGGSQASSVLLDIKMKQMQKEGKAFSDEQKQKLLNEIIQSYEEKSNMLYAAAHLWIDEIISPAETREYISMAINAANNNSYIPKFNVGVIQT, encoded by the coding sequence ATGAAAAAAATTGGCAACCCAATTCAACAGAATGAAACTTACCTTAGACGTGAAGATTATCAAAAAAATCTTTACAGAAAAATTTTAGGCATAAAAGAAAAAGTCCAGCTTGGTGGTGGTAAAGAGGCCATACAAAAACAGCATGAAAAAGGAAAGCTAACGGCTCGCGAAAGAATAGAAAAATTAATTGACCCTGGCTCAAAATTTTATGAGTTGAATTCCTTGGCAGCTTATGGAATGTACGAAGAATATGGTGGTGCACCATCGTCGGGTACAATTTTCGGAATTGGTAAAATACACAATCGTGATTGTGTTATTGTTGCAAACGATGCAACGGTAAAAGCGGGTGCATGGTTTCCAATTACTGCTAAAAAAAATCTGCGTGCACAGGAAATTGCTATGGACAATCGATTGCCCGTTATTTATTTGGTCGATAGCGCCGGAGTATTTTTACCATTACAAGAGGATATTTTCCCGGATAAAGAGCATTTTGGAAGAATTTTTCGTAATAATGCTATTATGTCATCGATGGGGATTCCACAAATTTCTGCGATAATGGGTCCATGCGTAGCTGGCGGCGCTTATTTACCAATTATGAGTGATGAAGCGTTAATTGTTGAAGGCGAGGGTTCAGTATTTTTAGCAGGTTCACATCTTGTAAAAGCTGCAATTGGTGAAGAAATTGATAACGAAACTCTTGGTGGTGCAAGAGTACAATCCAATATTTCAGGTGTTACAGACTATATTGTAAAAGACGATGAAGAATGTCTTTTACAAATTAGAAGCTTAGTTAGTAAATTCGGTGAAATGCCCAAAGCTAATTTTAATCGAGTAGAACCAGTCCAACCTCGTTTTAATCCTCAAGAAATCTATGGTATTCTGCCAGAAGATACTATTAAACCTTATGACACTTATGAATTATTAGCAAGAATAGTTGATAATTCGGAAATTGATGAATACAAAGCCGGTTATGGAAAAACCATAATTACTGCCTACGCACGTATTGATGGTTGGGCTGTTGGCATTGTTGCCAACCAGAGAAATATTGTTAGAACTGAAACTCTTAAAGGCACTGGAGAGATGCAAATTGGTGGCGTTATCTATTCCGACAGTGCAGATAAAGCGACAAGATTTATTTTGAATTGCAATCAAAAGAAAATCCCATTGGTTTTTTTTCAAGATGTTACTGGTTTTATGGTTGGCAGCAAAGCTGAACACGGGGGAATAATTAAAGACGGCGCTAAAATGGTGAATGCTGTTGCAAACTCTGTAGTACCTAAAATTACAATTATAGTTGGTAATAGTTTTGGTGCTGGTAATTATGCAATGTGTGGCAAAGCTTACGACCCACGTTTTATTTTTGCTTATCCGAATGCAAAAATCGCCGTTATGGGCGGTTCACAGGCAAGCAGTGTTTTATTAGATATTAAAATGAAACAAATGCAAAAAGAAGGTAAAGCCTTTTCAGATGAACAAAAACAGAAATTGCTTAATGAAATTATTCAATCTTATGAAGAAAAAAGTAATATGCTTTACGCTGCAGCTCACTTGTGGATAGATGAAATAATCTCTCCTGCTGAAACAAGAGAATACATTTCTATGGCAATAAATGCAGCTAACAACAATAGCTATATCCCTAAGTTTAATGTAGGTGTAATTCAAACTTGA
- the meaB gene encoding methylmalonyl Co-A mutase-associated GTPase MeaB, with amino-acid sequence MIDHNLIEKIYLQDKLAISRTITKIEQANSNSIEILKELHKKIGNAYRIGITGPPGAGKSTLTNQLTKFYRKEGYTVGIIAVDPTSPFTGGALLGDRIRMGEIGNDPGVFIRSMASRGSLGGLSNKTQDAADVLDAAGYDFIIFETVGVGQSELDIVKVADTTIVVLVPESGDSIQAMKAGLMEIADIFVLNKGDRPGADSAITSLKTMIALKDHNSESWLPPIIKTIAQENHGINDVIEGINNHRKFLINHDFLNKKREENIKIRVKEIVEEFIKQEIWNTQRLNELNNEIKKAVIGKSSPYQIAENLINNYKNSIMD; translated from the coding sequence ATGATTGACCATAACCTAATAGAAAAAATTTATTTGCAAGATAAACTTGCTATTTCGCGAACAATCACAAAAATTGAACAGGCAAATTCAAATTCAATCGAAATTTTAAAAGAACTTCACAAAAAAATTGGAAATGCATATCGAATAGGCATAACAGGTCCGCCTGGTGCTGGCAAATCAACTTTAACTAACCAGCTTACTAAGTTTTATCGTAAAGAAGGCTATACAGTTGGAATAATTGCAGTTGACCCTACAAGTCCATTCACTGGTGGTGCACTCTTGGGCGATAGAATAAGAATGGGTGAAATTGGTAACGACCCTGGAGTATTTATCCGCAGTATGGCAAGTAGAGGCAGCTTAGGCGGTCTAAGTAACAAAACTCAAGATGCAGCTGATGTTTTAGATGCAGCAGGTTACGATTTTATTATTTTCGAAACTGTAGGTGTAGGCCAATCTGAACTTGACATTGTAAAAGTAGCTGACACAACAATTGTTGTGCTAGTTCCAGAATCAGGTGATTCTATTCAAGCTATGAAAGCCGGGTTAATGGAAATTGCAGATATATTTGTGCTCAATAAAGGTGATAGACCCGGTGCAGATTCAGCAATTACTTCACTTAAAACAATGATTGCATTAAAAGACCATAACTCAGAAAGCTGGCTGCCACCAATCATTAAAACTATAGCCCAAGAAAACCATGGCATAAATGATGTTATTGAGGGAATTAATAATCACAGAAAATTCCTTATTAATCATGATTTCTTAAATAAAAAACGCGAAGAAAACATAAAAATTCGAGTTAAAGAAATTGTTGAAGAGTTCATTAAGCAAGAAATTTGGAACACGCAAAGATTAAATGAACTTAATAATGAAATTAAAAAAGCAGTTATAGGAAAATCTTCCCCATACCAAATAGCAGAAAATTTAATTAACAATTACAAAAATTCAATAATGGATTAA
- a CDS encoding acyl-CoA dehydrogenase family protein: MSATLTSNQFILEFDENQIAIRNTIRDFAEKQIKPHVLKWDEEQKFPLEIMKQLGELGFLGILVPEKYGGSGLGYIEYAIIVEEIAKVDPAIALSVAAHNGLCTNHILVYANEELKEKYLPDLATGKKIGAWGLTEPSSGSDAAGMMTTAIKHEEHFILNGTKNFITHGASAETAVVMAITDKTKGKNGISAFILEKGFSGFASGKKENKLGMRASETAQLIFENCRVPLKNLIGNEGEGFKQAMKILEGGRISIAALSVGLAESCLDAATKYAKERKQFGKTLSEFQAIQFKLANMATELEAAKILTYKAAKMKDEGKDISTSASMAKLYASEIAEKAASQAVQIFGGYGYIKEYPVEKFYRDVKLLTIGEGTSEVQRIIIAKNLLKD; encoded by the coding sequence ATGTCAGCAACATTAACATCAAATCAATTTATTTTAGAATTCGATGAGAACCAAATTGCAATCAGAAACACAATAAGAGATTTTGCCGAAAAGCAAATAAAACCACACGTATTAAAGTGGGATGAAGAACAAAAATTCCCTTTAGAAATTATGAAGCAATTAGGTGAATTAGGTTTTTTGGGAATTTTGGTCCCAGAAAAATATGGAGGCTCTGGTTTAGGTTATATTGAATATGCAATAATAGTTGAAGAAATAGCAAAAGTAGATCCGGCAATCGCTCTTTCAGTTGCTGCTCATAATGGTCTGTGCACAAATCATATTTTAGTTTATGCAAATGAGGAGCTCAAAGAAAAATATTTACCCGATTTAGCAACTGGCAAAAAAATTGGTGCTTGGGGATTAACTGAACCATCTTCAGGCAGTGATGCGGCAGGCATGATGACAACAGCTATTAAACACGAAGAACATTTTATCTTAAATGGCACTAAAAACTTTATTACACATGGAGCTTCTGCCGAAACTGCGGTTGTTATGGCAATTACTGATAAGACAAAAGGTAAAAATGGCATTTCTGCTTTTATCTTAGAAAAAGGTTTTTCTGGATTCGCATCTGGTAAAAAAGAAAATAAATTAGGGATGAGAGCAAGTGAAACTGCTCAGTTAATTTTTGAAAATTGCAGAGTTCCTCTTAAAAATCTTATAGGAAATGAGGGAGAGGGTTTTAAACAAGCAATGAAAATTCTTGAGGGCGGCAGAATTTCAATAGCAGCATTAAGTGTTGGATTAGCAGAAAGCTGTTTGGATGCTGCTACTAAATATGCAAAAGAAAGAAAACAGTTTGGTAAAACTCTCTCTGAATTTCAGGCGATTCAATTTAAGTTAGCAAATATGGCAACTGAATTAGAAGCAGCGAAAATACTTACTTACAAAGCTGCAAAAATGAAAGATGAAGGGAAAGATATTTCTACTTCTGCATCAATGGCAAAATTATATGCAAGCGAAATTGCTGAAAAAGCTGCTAGTCAGGCTGTTCAAATTTTTGGCGGATATGGCTATATAAAAGAATATCCAGTTGAAAAATTTTACCGCGATGTTAAACTCTTGACCATTGGGGAAGGAACATCAGAAGTACAAAGAATAATAATTGCAAAAAATTTATTAAAGGATTAA